A genome region from Tolypothrix sp. PCC 7712 includes the following:
- a CDS encoding Nif11-like leader peptide family natural product precursor — MALEQVKAFYDLLMSEPAIYDQYQNKCCSRGFFGSCHWDKSKIVRFAATHGYNFNENELDQVWFETESNYADDSLNLA, encoded by the coding sequence ATGGCACTAGAACAGGTTAAAGCATTTTATGACCTATTAATGTCAGAACCAGCAATTTACGATCAATACCAAAACAAGTGCTGTAGCCGAGGATTTTTTGGCAGTTGTCATTGGGATAAAAGTAAAATTGTGAGATTTGCAGCGACTCACGGTTACAACTTCAATGAAAACGAGCTAGACCAAGTATGGTTTGAAACAGAGTCTAATTATGCTGATGATTCTTTGAATTTAGCCTAG
- a CDS encoding DUF924 family protein, with the protein MSQAKAILEFWFGHPDEPGYGKPQTFWFSKTPDFDREMTNRFLKDYQKAAAGYLDDWVDLPETCLALILLLDQFPRNMFRGTPEAFATDWEALSAAQQAVARQYDREFLPVQRWFIYLPFEHSENLEDQRRCVKLFQQISHDPESAGAIKYAFRHMEIIERFGRFPHRNSILGRPSTPEEIEFLKQAGSSF; encoded by the coding sequence ATGTCACAGGCAAAAGCTATTTTGGAATTCTGGTTTGGTCATCCTGATGAACCTGGTTATGGCAAACCTCAGACTTTTTGGTTTAGCAAAACACCAGATTTTGATCGGGAAATGACCAACCGTTTTCTGAAAGATTACCAAAAAGCAGCTGCGGGATATTTAGATGATTGGGTAGATTTACCAGAAACTTGTTTAGCTTTGATTTTGCTGCTAGATCAATTTCCCCGGAATATGTTTCGCGGTACTCCCGAAGCTTTTGCTACTGATTGGGAAGCGCTTTCAGCAGCACAGCAAGCGGTGGCGAGACAGTACGATCGCGAATTTTTGCCTGTACAACGCTGGTTTATCTATTTACCCTTTGAGCATAGTGAGAATTTAGAGGATCAGCGCCGTTGTGTGAAGCTATTTCAGCAAATTAGTCACGATCCTGAGAGTGCTGGTGCTATTAAGTATGCCTTTCGCCACATGGAAATAATTGAGCGCTTTGGGCGGTTTCCCCATCGCAATAGTATTTTAGGACGACCTTCAACTCCAGAGGAAATAGAGTTTTTAAAGCAGGCTGGTTCGTCCTTTTAA
- a CDS encoding SRPBCC family protein, with the protein MSASQISDSTIKGSDMPWSQNEQKLLIQGEILVKTESHTAWGGAVTAWMYVPLVRSQVWQQLTDYPRWVHYFPDITKSEVVSKGEVKRLYQAAQKAFLFFTAQVEIYLNVVEVLGQQIQFRMEKGTFEDFKANLELQDCGNGTLLAYNVQATPNLLIPSIIIQQAMNFELPANMRKMRQVLCKGQ; encoded by the coding sequence ATGTCTGCGTCTCAAATTTCAGACTCAACTATTAAAGGTTCAGATATGCCTTGGAGTCAAAACGAGCAAAAATTGCTCATACAGGGTGAAATCTTGGTAAAAACGGAATCGCACACCGCGTGGGGTGGTGCTGTCACTGCTTGGATGTATGTTCCACTAGTGCGATCGCAGGTTTGGCAACAATTAACTGACTACCCCCGTTGGGTACATTATTTTCCTGACATTACTAAAAGTGAGGTTGTGTCTAAAGGAGAAGTTAAGCGTCTGTACCAAGCTGCACAAAAAGCTTTCTTATTTTTCACAGCACAGGTAGAAATTTATCTGAATGTTGTGGAAGTTTTGGGACAGCAAATTCAGTTTCGGATGGAAAAAGGAACGTTTGAAGACTTTAAAGCTAATTTAGAGTTACAAGATTGCGGAAATGGCACATTGCTTGCTTATAATGTGCAAGCCACTCCCAATCTCTTGATTCCTTCAATTATTATCCAACAAGCAATGAACTTTGAATTACCTGCTAATATGCGTAAAATGCGGCAAGTGCTTTGTAAAGGTCAATAA